From a region of the Mycobacterium sp. SMC-8 genome:
- a CDS encoding MBL fold metallo-hydrolase: MQLTHFGHSCLLASFETDSGEQTTVLFDPGNFSHGFEGITGLDAILITHQHPDHADTERLPALIEANPQAALYADPQTAAQLGGSWQAVNAGDELSIGHLTVRGAGGRHAVIHPEIPVIDNISYLVGDGDHPAKLMHPGDALFVPGEPVDVLATPAAAPWLKISEAVDYLRAVAPARAVPIHQAIIDPIGRPIFYGRLSEMTDTDFQVLDQENATDF, from the coding sequence ATGCAGCTCACACACTTCGGCCATTCATGCCTTCTCGCCAGCTTCGAGACCGACTCGGGCGAACAAACCACGGTGCTCTTCGATCCGGGGAACTTCTCGCACGGCTTCGAGGGCATCACCGGACTCGACGCGATCCTGATCACCCACCAGCACCCTGACCACGCCGACACCGAACGGTTGCCCGCGCTGATCGAGGCCAACCCGCAGGCCGCGCTGTACGCCGACCCGCAGACGGCCGCCCAGCTCGGCGGGTCCTGGCAGGCGGTCAACGCCGGCGACGAGCTGTCGATCGGTCATCTGACGGTGCGTGGCGCCGGCGGCCGACACGCGGTGATCCACCCGGAAATCCCGGTCATCGACAACATCTCGTATCTCGTCGGTGACGGTGACCATCCCGCGAAGTTGATGCATCCCGGAGACGCGCTGTTCGTCCCCGGTGAGCCGGTGGATGTGCTGGCGACCCCGGCGGCGGCCCCGTGGCTGAAGATCTCCGAGGCCGTCGACTATCTGCGCGCGGTCGCACCGGCCCGCGCCGTGCCGATCCACCAGGCGATCATCGACCCCATCGGCCGCCCGATCTTCTACGGCCGGCTCTCCGAGATGACCGACACCGACTTCCAGGTGCTCGATCAGGAGAACGCCACAGACTTCTAG
- a CDS encoding FAD-binding dehydrogenase, producing MADAADVIVVGAGLAGLVAACELVERGRSVLIVDQENAANIGGQAYWSFGGLFFVDSPEQRRMGIRDSHELALQDWLGSAGFDRPEDHWPRQWAHAYVDFAAGEKRSWLRDRGLQTFALVGWAERGGYGANGHGNSVPRFHITWGTGPALVDIFARRLVGAPGLRFAHRHRVDELIVESGAVVGVRGAVLEPSSAVRGAESSRNVVGDFEFRAHAVIVASGGIGGNHELVRKYWPKRMGRVPEQLLSGVPAHVDGRMLEISATAGASVINSDRMWHYTEGITNYDPIWPRHGIRILPGPSSLWLDANGKRLPVPLYPGFDTLGTLEYIAQTGQDYTWFVLNSRIIAKEFGLSGQEQNPDLTNRSIREVLERGRKGPAPVHAFVDKGVDFVTATSLRELVTRMNAVSDVIPLDFDVVEAEVTARDREVSNRFTKDGQITAIRAARAYLPDRISRVVAPHRLTDPKAGPMIAVKLHILTRKSLGGLHTDLEARALRGDGSVLPGLYAAGEAAGFGGGGVHGYRSLEGTFLGGCVFSGRAAGRHAALSVG from the coding sequence ATGGCTGACGCTGCTGATGTCATCGTGGTGGGCGCCGGGCTGGCCGGTTTGGTCGCGGCCTGCGAACTGGTCGAGCGCGGGCGGAGCGTGCTGATCGTCGATCAGGAGAATGCGGCCAACATCGGCGGCCAGGCGTATTGGTCCTTTGGTGGGCTGTTCTTCGTCGACAGCCCCGAGCAGCGGCGGATGGGGATCCGGGACAGCCACGAGCTCGCCCTGCAGGACTGGCTCGGCTCGGCCGGGTTCGACCGGCCCGAAGACCACTGGCCCCGGCAATGGGCCCACGCCTACGTCGACTTCGCCGCCGGTGAGAAACGCAGCTGGCTGCGTGACCGCGGCCTGCAGACCTTCGCACTGGTCGGTTGGGCCGAGCGCGGCGGTTACGGCGCCAACGGTCACGGCAACTCGGTCCCGCGGTTCCACATCACCTGGGGCACCGGACCCGCGCTCGTCGACATCTTCGCGCGCCGCCTGGTCGGCGCCCCCGGGCTGCGGTTCGCCCACCGGCACCGGGTGGACGAGTTGATCGTCGAATCCGGAGCGGTGGTGGGGGTGCGCGGAGCCGTGCTGGAGCCCTCGTCGGCGGTGCGCGGCGCAGAATCCTCGCGAAACGTGGTCGGTGACTTCGAATTCCGGGCCCACGCGGTGATCGTGGCCAGTGGCGGGATCGGCGGCAACCACGAACTGGTTCGCAAGTACTGGCCCAAGCGGATGGGGCGGGTGCCCGAGCAGCTGCTCAGCGGGGTGCCCGCGCACGTCGACGGGCGCATGCTGGAGATCTCGGCGACCGCCGGCGCCAGCGTCATCAACAGCGACCGGATGTGGCACTACACGGAAGGCATCACCAACTACGACCCGATCTGGCCGCGGCACGGCATCCGGATACTGCCAGGGCCGTCGTCGCTGTGGCTCGATGCCAATGGCAAACGGCTTCCGGTGCCGCTCTATCCGGGATTCGACACACTGGGCACGCTGGAGTACATCGCGCAGACCGGTCAGGACTACACGTGGTTCGTGTTGAACTCCCGCATCATCGCCAAGGAGTTCGGCTTATCGGGCCAGGAGCAGAATCCCGATCTGACCAACCGCAGTATCCGCGAGGTGCTCGAACGCGGGCGCAAGGGCCCCGCACCGGTGCATGCGTTCGTCGACAAGGGCGTCGACTTCGTCACCGCGACCTCGTTACGGGAACTGGTGACCAGGATGAACGCGGTTTCCGACGTCATACCGCTGGACTTCGACGTGGTCGAGGCCGAGGTCACCGCCCGCGATCGGGAGGTGAGCAACCGGTTCACCAAGGACGGACAGATCACCGCGATCCGCGCCGCCCGCGCCTACCTGCCCGACCGGATCAGTCGGGTCGTGGCTCCGCACCGGCTGACCGACCCGAAGGCGGGCCCGATGATCGCGGTCAAGCTGCACATCCTGACGCGAAAGTCGTTGGGCGGGTTGCACACCGACTTGGAAGCGCGCGCGTTGCGAGGTGACGGCTCGGTGCTGCCCGGACTGTATGCCGCGGGGGAGGCAGCCGGGTTCGGCGGTGGTGGCGTGCACGGCTACCGCTCGCTGGAGGGCACCTTCCTCGGCGGGTGCGTGTTCTCCGGTCGTGCCGCGGGCCGCCACGCCGCGCTGTCGGTCGGATAG
- a CDS encoding DUF2334 domain-containing protein, with amino-acid sequence MAGQLIVSISGISERTLGDVAEFRDSLADRGVPVSFLVAPRLKGGYRLDRDATTVDWLIDRRAHGDAVVLHGFDEAATKQRRGEFATSPAHEANLRLMAADRIMEHLDLRTRLFAAPGWNVSQGALTALPRNGFRLLAGLAGITDLVGGGTARARVLGIGEGFLAEPWWCRTLVLAAERTARRDGIVRLAVAARHLRRPGPKQAMLDAVDLAMMHSCVPVVYRWGLQPALTDAA; translated from the coding sequence GTGGCAGGACAACTGATCGTGTCGATCTCGGGGATCAGCGAACGCACGCTGGGCGACGTCGCAGAGTTCCGCGATTCGCTCGCAGACCGCGGTGTACCGGTGTCGTTCCTCGTCGCGCCGCGCCTCAAAGGCGGTTACCGACTCGACCGCGACGCCACCACCGTGGACTGGCTCATCGACCGGCGTGCGCACGGTGACGCCGTCGTGCTGCACGGCTTCGACGAGGCCGCCACCAAGCAGCGCCGAGGCGAGTTCGCGACGTCGCCGGCCCACGAGGCGAACCTGCGGTTGATGGCCGCCGACCGCATCATGGAACATCTGGATCTCCGGACCAGGCTGTTCGCCGCGCCCGGCTGGAATGTCTCCCAGGGTGCGTTGACTGCGCTGCCCCGCAACGGGTTTCGTCTGCTGGCCGGACTGGCGGGTATCACCGACCTGGTGGGCGGAGGCACCGCGCGGGCCCGGGTGCTCGGCATCGGAGAAGGGTTCCTCGCCGAGCCGTGGTGGTGCCGCACCCTGGTGCTGGCCGCCGAGCGTACGGCCCGCCGGGACGGGATCGTGCGACTGGCGGTGGCGGCCCGGCACCTGCGTCGGCCAGGCCCGAAGCAGGCGATGCTCGACGCCGTCGATCTGGCGATGATGCACTCGTGTGTGCCCGTGGTTTACCGGTGGGGACTCCAACCTGCGCTGACCGACGCCGCTTGA
- a CDS encoding glutathione peroxidase: MTDAAITDIPLTTLDGRSTTLGELAVGAALVVNVASKCGLTPQYTALEQLAKDYADRGLTVIGVPCNQFMGQEPGTAEEIQTFCSSTYGVTFPLLEKTEVNGSGRHPLYAMLTQAADDAGEAGDVQWNFEKFLLAPGGAVVRRFRPRTAPDAPEVISAIEDVLPR; the protein is encoded by the coding sequence ATGACTGACGCTGCGATCACCGACATCCCGCTCACCACACTGGACGGCCGGTCCACCACTCTCGGCGAATTGGCCGTCGGCGCCGCGCTGGTGGTCAACGTCGCCTCCAAATGTGGACTGACGCCGCAATACACCGCGCTCGAACAGCTCGCGAAGGACTACGCAGACCGTGGACTGACCGTGATCGGTGTTCCGTGTAACCAGTTCATGGGTCAGGAACCGGGCACCGCCGAGGAGATCCAGACGTTCTGCTCCTCCACCTACGGTGTGACGTTTCCGCTGCTGGAGAAGACAGAGGTCAACGGATCCGGACGGCATCCGCTGTATGCGATGCTGACCCAGGCCGCCGACGACGCCGGTGAGGCCGGAGACGTGCAGTGGAACTTCGAGAAGTTCCTGCTCGCGCCCGGCGGCGCAGTGGTCAGACGCTTCCGCCCGCGCACCGCGCCCGACGCTCCCGAGGTGATCTCGGCGATCGAGGATGTCTTGCCCCGATAG
- a CDS encoding TetR/AcrR family transcriptional regulator, with amino-acid sequence MTRGSYHHGDLKAVILAQAAVLVAERGADGVSLRELARTAGVSHAAPAHHFTDRRGLFTALAAQGWRMLAAALAGARPEFLDAALAYVRFAVENPGHFAVMFDRSLIDPDNTELIAAQAAAGAELASGVGTLDDPRATEDPQAAALAAWSLVHGFAMLWLNRAIDTDADPVATAERVARMLFTPNRPSQTADE; translated from the coding sequence ATGACCCGGGGCTCCTACCACCACGGCGACCTGAAGGCCGTCATCCTCGCCCAAGCCGCCGTCCTCGTCGCCGAACGCGGTGCCGACGGCGTGTCGCTGCGCGAATTGGCCCGCACCGCAGGGGTTTCCCATGCCGCGCCGGCGCATCACTTCACCGACCGGCGCGGCCTGTTCACTGCGCTCGCCGCGCAGGGCTGGCGGATGCTGGCGGCCGCACTGGCCGGTGCACGACCTGAATTCCTGGACGCCGCACTGGCCTACGTGCGTTTCGCCGTGGAGAACCCGGGTCACTTCGCCGTGATGTTCGACCGCTCGCTGATCGACCCGGACAACACGGAGCTGATCGCGGCCCAGGCCGCCGCCGGCGCCGAATTGGCGTCGGGGGTAGGAACGCTCGACGACCCGCGCGCCACCGAGGATCCGCAGGCCGCGGCGCTCGCGGCGTGGTCGCTGGTGCACGGTTTCGCGATGCTGTGGCTCAATCGGGCCATCGACACCGACGCCGACCCGGTCGCCACGGCCGAGCGCGTGGCGCGGATGCTGTTCACCCCGAACCGGCCCTCACAGACCGCCGACGAGTAG
- a CDS encoding S9 family peptidase, which translates to MKLEPTVGPPIAKRVYTRREHHGDVFLDPYEWLRDKSNQDVIDYLEAENAYTEHVTEDLAPLRQTIFDEIKARTKETDLSVPTRRGDWWYYGRSFQGKQYGVQCRCPVTDPDDWTPPVFDENTEIPGEQVLLDENVEAEGHDFFSLGAVTVSVDGNILAYSVDVKGDERYTLRFKDLRTGQRYDDEIAGVGAGATWAADNNTVYYVTVDDAWRPDTVWRHRLGAGQSDERVYHEPDERFWVAVGRTRSDKYVIIAAGSAITSELRYADAADPQAEFTVVWPRRESVEYSLDHAVIGGEDRFLILHNDGAENFTLVEAPVADPTDVRTLIGHRRDVRLDAVDAFAGHLVVSYRKDALPRIELWPLTDTGYGEAQDIRFDSELMSVGLSANPNWSAPKLRIGATSFVTPVRIYDLDLGTGERTLLREQPVLGDYRPEDYVERRDWAVAHDGARVPISIIHRAGLRYPAPVLLYGYGAYESCEDPRFSIARLSLLDRGMIFAVAHVRGGGELGRPWYEHGKLLEKCNTFTDFITVASHLVGTDVTRPENLVAYGGSAGGLLMGAVANMAPEMFAGILAAVPFVDPLTTILDPSLPLTVTEWDEWGNPLEDPEVYHYMKSYSPYENVESRNYPAILAMTSLNDTRVYYVEPAKWVAALRHAQTDPARDAPRVLLKTEMNAGHGGISGRYERWKETAFQYAWMLDVAGER; encoded by the coding sequence GTGAAGCTCGAACCCACGGTCGGCCCGCCCATCGCCAAGCGGGTCTACACCCGCCGCGAACACCACGGCGACGTGTTCCTCGACCCGTACGAATGGCTGCGCGACAAGTCCAATCAGGATGTGATCGACTACCTGGAAGCCGAGAACGCCTACACCGAGCATGTCACCGAGGATCTGGCGCCGCTGCGGCAGACGATCTTCGACGAGATCAAAGCCCGAACGAAAGAGACCGATCTGTCGGTGCCGACGCGTCGCGGCGACTGGTGGTACTACGGCCGCAGCTTCCAGGGCAAGCAGTACGGGGTGCAATGCCGTTGTCCCGTCACCGACCCCGACGACTGGACGCCTCCGGTGTTCGACGAGAACACCGAGATCCCCGGCGAACAGGTGCTGCTCGACGAGAACGTCGAGGCCGAGGGTCACGATTTCTTCTCGCTGGGCGCCGTGACCGTCAGCGTGGACGGAAACATCCTGGCGTACTCGGTCGACGTCAAGGGCGACGAGCGATACACGCTGCGGTTCAAGGACTTACGCACCGGGCAGCGCTATGACGACGAGATCGCCGGTGTCGGGGCCGGCGCCACCTGGGCAGCCGACAACAACACCGTCTACTACGTGACCGTCGACGACGCGTGGCGGCCGGACACCGTGTGGCGGCACCGGCTGGGTGCCGGGCAGTCCGATGAACGCGTCTACCACGAACCGGACGAACGGTTCTGGGTCGCGGTGGGGCGCACGCGCAGCGACAAGTATGTGATCATCGCCGCAGGAAGCGCGATCACCTCGGAGCTGCGTTACGCCGACGCCGCCGACCCGCAGGCCGAGTTCACCGTCGTGTGGCCGCGCCGGGAATCCGTCGAGTACTCCCTCGACCACGCCGTCATCGGCGGTGAGGACCGCTTCCTGATCCTGCACAACGACGGCGCCGAGAATTTCACCCTCGTCGAGGCGCCCGTGGCCGACCCTACCGACGTCCGCACGTTGATCGGGCACCGCCGTGACGTCCGGTTGGACGCGGTCGACGCGTTCGCCGGCCACCTCGTGGTCAGCTATCGCAAGGACGCGCTGCCCCGGATCGAGCTGTGGCCCCTCACCGACACCGGATACGGTGAGGCGCAAGACATCAGGTTCGACTCCGAACTGATGTCGGTGGGGCTGTCGGCCAACCCGAACTGGAGCGCGCCCAAACTGCGGATCGGCGCGACCTCCTTCGTGACCCCCGTGCGGATCTACGACCTCGACCTGGGCACCGGCGAACGCACGCTGCTGCGTGAGCAGCCTGTGCTGGGCGACTATCGCCCAGAGGACTACGTCGAGCGCCGCGACTGGGCGGTGGCGCACGACGGTGCGCGAGTGCCGATCTCGATCATCCACCGGGCCGGCCTGAGATACCCGGCGCCGGTGCTGCTGTACGGATACGGCGCCTACGAGTCCTGCGAGGATCCGCGGTTCTCGATCGCGCGGCTGTCGCTGCTCGACCGCGGCATGATCTTCGCGGTCGCCCATGTCCGCGGCGGCGGCGAGTTGGGGCGGCCGTGGTACGAGCACGGGAAGCTGCTGGAAAAGTGCAACACCTTCACCGACTTCATCACGGTGGCAAGCCATCTCGTCGGCACCGACGTCACCAGGCCGGAGAACCTGGTGGCCTACGGAGGCAGCGCGGGCGGTCTGCTGATGGGCGCGGTTGCCAACATGGCGCCGGAGATGTTCGCCGGAATCCTGGCCGCGGTCCCGTTCGTGGACCCGCTGACCACCATCCTGGACCCGTCGCTGCCGTTGACGGTGACGGAATGGGACGAGTGGGGCAATCCGCTGGAGGACCCCGAGGTGTATCACTACATGAAGTCCTACTCGCCGTACGAGAACGTCGAGTCCAGGAATTACCCCGCGATACTGGCGATGACGTCACTCAACGACACCCGGGTTTACTACGTGGAGCCGGCGAAATGGGTTGCCGCGCTGCGTCATGCGCAGACCGACCCGGCCCGCGACGCGCCCCGGGTGTTACTCAAGACCGAGATGAACGCCGGGCACGGCGGCATCAGCGGACGCTACGAGCGGTGGAAGGAGACCGCGTTCCAGTATGCGTGGATGCTGGACGTCGCCGGCGAGAGATGA
- a CDS encoding phosphoribosylaminoimidazolesuccinocarboxamide synthase: protein MRPALSDYQHLASGKVRELYRIDDGHLLFVATDRISAYDHILTSEIPDKGRVLTAMSVFFFDYLSRTAEVPNHLAGPPDDERIPGEVLGRALVVEQLEMLPVEAVARGYLTGSGLIDYQQTGTVCGIALPSGLVEASRFDEPLFTPATKAELGEHDVNISFDDVVELVGAERAEQLRERTLRTYSQGAAHALTKGIIVADTKFEFGVDAQGELKLADEVFTPDSSRYWRADGYTEGQVQDSFDKQFVRNWLTGPESGWDRHGEQAPPPLPPDIVDATRARYIEAYERISGLRFDRWMGAAA, encoded by the coding sequence ATGCGTCCCGCTCTGTCCGACTACCAACACCTGGCCAGCGGCAAGGTCCGTGAGCTGTACCGCATCGACGACGGGCACCTGCTGTTCGTCGCGACCGACCGGATCTCGGCCTACGACCACATCCTCACCTCCGAGATCCCGGACAAGGGGCGCGTGCTGACCGCGATGAGCGTGTTCTTCTTCGACTACCTCAGCCGCACGGCCGAGGTGCCCAACCATCTGGCCGGTCCGCCCGACGACGAACGCATCCCCGGAGAGGTGCTGGGCCGGGCGCTGGTGGTCGAGCAACTGGAGATGCTGCCGGTGGAAGCCGTGGCCCGCGGCTACCTGACGGGGTCCGGACTGATCGACTACCAGCAGACCGGCACCGTCTGCGGTATCGCGCTGCCGTCGGGGCTGGTGGAGGCCAGCAGGTTCGACGAACCGCTGTTCACGCCGGCCACGAAGGCCGAACTCGGCGAGCATGACGTGAACATCAGCTTCGACGACGTCGTCGAGCTGGTCGGCGCCGAGCGTGCCGAGCAACTGCGTGAACGCACGCTGCGGACCTACAGCCAGGGCGCCGCGCATGCGTTGACCAAGGGCATCATCGTCGCCGACACCAAGTTCGAGTTCGGCGTGGACGCCCAGGGTGAGCTCAAGCTCGCCGACGAGGTGTTCACACCGGACTCGTCACGCTACTGGCGCGCCGACGGCTACACCGAGGGACAGGTGCAGGACAGCTTCGACAAGCAGTTCGTCCGTAACTGGCTGACAGGTCCCGAATCCGGGTGGGACCGGCACGGTGAGCAGGCCCCGCCGCCGCTGCCGCCCGACATCGTCGACGCCACCCGAGCGCGCTATATCGAGGCCTACGAGCGCATCTCGGGCCTCCGTTTCGACCGATGGATGGGGGCTGCCGCGTGA
- a CDS encoding DUF1707 domain-containing protein, giving the protein MDPRQPDIRASDADRAAVTQILEHAVGQGMLTLDEYTQRVDVVLAARTRRELDTVIADLPHVRRQPAPAPPEVLRSWMSGISRKGPWTAPARLQLVTRMCSTTLDFTSAVLQSPVVHIDIDDYFSSTELILPDGATADLNRVANVASSTSVKVTTSPPSGRLHVVVAGRVRFGSLTARHPFGTSLKRLLR; this is encoded by the coding sequence ATGGACCCTCGACAACCGGACATCAGGGCTTCGGATGCCGATCGAGCAGCAGTGACACAGATTCTCGAGCACGCCGTGGGGCAGGGCATGCTGACCCTCGACGAGTACACCCAGCGGGTGGACGTCGTGCTGGCGGCCCGGACCCGCCGCGAACTCGACACCGTGATCGCCGATCTGCCCCACGTCCGCCGTCAGCCGGCGCCCGCCCCGCCGGAGGTGCTGCGGAGCTGGATGTCGGGCATCTCACGCAAGGGTCCGTGGACCGCACCCGCGCGCCTGCAGCTGGTCACCCGGATGTGTTCGACCACTTTGGATTTCACGTCGGCAGTGCTGCAGAGCCCGGTCGTGCACATCGACATCGACGACTACTTCAGCTCCACCGAGCTGATCCTGCCCGACGGCGCCACCGCCGACCTGAACCGGGTCGCCAACGTCGCGTCGTCCACGTCGGTGAAGGTGACGACCAGCCCGCCGTCGGGCCGCTTGCACGTCGTCGTCGCCGGCCGGGTGCGGTTCGGGTCGCTGACCGCGCGACACCCGTTCGGAACCTCGCTCAAACGCCTGCTGAGGTAA
- a CDS encoding cytochrome P450 translates to MTVPGALAGVDLTDLDNFAAGFPHGLFAVHRQHAPVYWHEPTENTPDGEGFWSVATHAQTLAVFRDPDTYSSVTGGERPFGGTLLQDLPIAGQLLNMMDDPRHAAVRRLVSSGLTPRMIRRVEDDLRARARRLLDDVEPDTPVDFLTDIAAEVPMQMICILLGVPESERHWLFEAIEPSFDFGGARKASITRLSVEEAGSRMFTYGQELIAAKRAEPADDMLSVVVNSGDPQLTDLESYLFFNLLFSAGAETTRNAIAGGLLALVENPAAYRELRADPGLLPTAIEEMVRWTSPSPSKRRTVTRRATLGGHTVEPGQKVLVWEGSANRDAAAFAAPDHFQITRKPNPHLGFGQGVHYCLGANLARLELRVIFEEILRRFDAVTLARPVEWTRSNRHTGIRHLVVEFSASP, encoded by the coding sequence GTGACGGTCCCGGGAGCCCTGGCGGGAGTCGACCTCACCGATCTCGACAACTTCGCGGCCGGGTTCCCGCACGGGCTGTTCGCGGTGCACCGCCAACACGCCCCCGTCTACTGGCATGAGCCGACGGAGAACACCCCCGACGGAGAGGGCTTCTGGTCGGTGGCGACCCACGCGCAAACCCTTGCGGTCTTTCGCGACCCGGACACCTACTCGTCGGTGACCGGAGGGGAGCGCCCGTTCGGCGGAACGCTGTTGCAGGACCTGCCGATCGCCGGTCAACTGTTGAACATGATGGACGATCCCCGCCACGCCGCGGTGCGCCGGCTGGTCAGTTCGGGTCTGACCCCCCGGATGATCCGCCGGGTCGAGGACGACCTCCGCGCCCGGGCCCGGCGCCTGCTCGACGATGTCGAACCCGACACCCCCGTCGACTTCCTCACCGACATCGCCGCCGAGGTGCCGATGCAGATGATCTGCATCCTTCTCGGTGTGCCTGAGTCCGAACGGCATTGGCTGTTCGAGGCGATCGAACCCAGCTTCGACTTCGGCGGCGCGCGCAAGGCGTCGATCACCCGGCTCTCCGTAGAGGAGGCCGGGTCACGCATGTTCACGTACGGTCAGGAACTCATCGCGGCCAAGCGCGCCGAACCCGCCGACGACATGCTCTCGGTGGTGGTGAACTCCGGCGACCCGCAGCTGACCGACCTGGAGAGCTACCTGTTCTTCAATCTGCTGTTCAGCGCCGGCGCCGAGACCACCCGCAACGCCATCGCCGGCGGCCTGCTGGCACTCGTGGAGAACCCGGCCGCCTACCGCGAGTTGCGTGCCGACCCCGGCCTGCTGCCCACGGCCATCGAGGAGATGGTGCGGTGGACCTCGCCGTCACCGTCGAAGCGGCGCACGGTGACCCGCCGCGCCACCCTGGGCGGGCACACCGTCGAGCCCGGACAGAAGGTGCTGGTCTGGGAGGGTTCGGCGAACCGGGACGCGGCCGCCTTCGCCGCGCCGGACCACTTCCAGATCACCCGGAAACCTAACCCGCACTTGGGTTTCGGTCAGGGTGTGCACTACTGCCTGGGAGCCAACCTGGCGCGGCTGGAGCTGCGGGTCATCTTCGAGGAGATCCTGCGGCGCTTCGACGCCGTGACCCTCGCGCGTCCGGTCGAGTGGACACGCAGCAACCGGCACACCGGCATCCGGCACCTGGTGGTCGAGTTCAGCGCTTCACCCTAA
- the purB gene encoding adenylosuccinate lyase has product MSVPNVLANRYASEEMVAIWSPEAKIVAERRLWLAVLKAQAELGVNVPDGVVADYERVLENVDLASIAARERVLRHDVKARIEEFNALAGHEHVHKGMTSRDLTENVEQLQIRRSLELVRDHSIAVLARLAERAALYRDLVMAGRSHNVAAQATTLGKRFASAAEELLVALNRVIELIDRYPLRGIKGPMGTAQDMLDLFDGDTERLADLERRVAQFLGFSQMLTSVGQVYPRSLDHDVVSALVQLGAGPSSMAHTIRLMAGHELVTEGFAPGQVGSSAMPHKMNTRSCERVNGLQVVLRGYGSMAAELAGAQWNEGDVFCSVVRRVALPDAFFALDGQTETFLTVLDEFGAYPAVIQRELDRYLPFLATTRILIAAVRAGVGRETAHEVIKEHAVAVALAMREKGAEPDLLDRLAADPRLPLDRAALDAALADKQVFTGAAGDQVDRVVAAVDDLIGRYPEAAKYTSGAIL; this is encoded by the coding sequence GTGAGTGTCCCCAACGTCCTGGCCAACCGGTATGCCAGCGAGGAGATGGTGGCGATCTGGTCGCCGGAAGCCAAGATCGTCGCCGAGCGGCGGTTGTGGCTGGCGGTGCTCAAAGCCCAGGCCGAGCTCGGTGTGAACGTGCCCGACGGTGTGGTCGCCGACTACGAGCGGGTGCTGGAGAACGTGGATCTGGCCTCGATCGCCGCGCGGGAGCGGGTGCTGCGCCACGACGTGAAGGCGCGGATCGAGGAGTTCAACGCCCTGGCCGGCCACGAGCACGTGCACAAGGGCATGACCAGCCGCGACCTCACCGAGAACGTCGAACAGCTGCAGATCCGCCGCTCGCTGGAACTGGTGCGTGACCACTCCATCGCGGTGCTGGCCAGGCTGGCCGAACGCGCCGCGCTTTACCGCGACCTGGTGATGGCTGGGCGCAGTCACAACGTCGCCGCGCAGGCCACGACACTGGGCAAGCGGTTCGCGTCGGCCGCCGAGGAGCTGCTGGTCGCTCTGAACCGGGTGATCGAGCTGATCGACCGGTACCCGCTGCGCGGCATCAAGGGGCCCATGGGGACCGCGCAGGACATGCTCGACCTGTTCGACGGGGACACCGAACGGCTCGCCGACCTGGAGCGACGGGTCGCCCAGTTCCTCGGCTTCTCCCAGATGTTGACCAGCGTGGGTCAGGTCTACCCGCGCTCGCTCGACCACGACGTGGTGTCCGCGCTGGTCCAGCTCGGGGCCGGCCCGTCGTCGATGGCGCACACCATCCGGCTGATGGCCGGGCACGAACTGGTCACCGAGGGCTTCGCACCCGGCCAGGTCGGATCGTCGGCGATGCCGCACAAGATGAACACCCGTTCGTGTGAGCGCGTCAACGGACTTCAGGTGGTGCTGCGGGGATACGGTTCGATGGCCGCCGAGCTGGCCGGCGCGCAGTGGAACGAGGGCGACGTGTTCTGCTCAGTGGTGCGCCGCGTCGCGCTGCCGGACGCGTTCTTCGCCCTCGACGGCCAGACCGAGACGTTCCTGACCGTCCTCGACGAGTTCGGCGCCTACCCGGCGGTCATCCAGCGTGAACTTGACCGCTACCTGCCGTTCCTGGCCACCACCCGGATCCTGATCGCCGCGGTGCGCGCCGGCGTCGGACGCGAGACGGCCCACGAGGTCATCAAGGAACACGCTGTCGCCGTGGCGCTGGCGATGCGTGAGAAAGGCGCCGAGCCCGACCTGCTGGACCGGCTGGCCGCCGACCCGCGACTGCCGCTGGATCGGGCCGCGCTCGACGCCGCGCTGGCCGACAAGCAGGTCTTCACCGGTGCGGCCGGCGACCAGGTCGACCGGGTGGTCGCGGCCGTCGACGACCTGATCGGGCGGTATCCCGAGGCGGCCAAATACACCTCGGGCGCCATTCTGTGA